Within Macaca nemestrina isolate mMacNem1 chromosome 12, mMacNem.hap1, whole genome shotgun sequence, the genomic segment GCGAGCGGCTGGAGCTCAGAGTCTTTTAACACAAATCTCGGCCGAAACTCCAGCTCGCTCCCCGCCCCCCAAAGTGGCATCGCTCCAGTGCCCTCCTCCCGCCTCATGCAAATCCCGGTTTTCTGGATTTACGACGTCGGAGCCGAGGGTCGCCTGAGCGGTGACACACCCCACTGCCTCCTCTGTGCCGCGGTTCAGGGGGTGGGGGTAAGCGGTTCCGCGCCCCCTATACTCTGGGAGCGGCTCCGCTTCCACCATGCAGCCCCCGCCCCCACCGGCGCTCTTccgccggccccgcccccgccccctgTGCCCCGGGTCGGGAGCCGCGGGCCCACCCAGCCTGGGCCGCGGCCGCATTCAGCCCCGGAGCCCACACGGCGCCTGCCGTCCGGCTCCGCGGACCTACCTGCGCCCGCCCGCAGCCTCGACGCCGTGGCGGGCGTCCCAGGCCGGAGGGCGGCTGCCTCACCTGGCACGTAGATCTCGCCGCGCTCCTCGTCTGGGAGCTCGCTCCAGTTCCTCTTGCACGTGGAGACGCACGGCTTCTTCACCAGGAACGCGCGGGGCATTTTCGAACCCTCGTCGCTGGACACGGGCCGCTTCCGTAACTGAAGCCGGGAACCGTCCCACCTTTGCGGGGCCGGGCTGAACGCCGGGAACGGGGCACAGCAGGGAAGGAGTCGCTAAGGCGCCCCTACGTTCCGGGGAAGGTCCGAGCCCGGACGGCGCGCGCCGGTTCCAACTCCGCAGAGTGTCGCCGTCTTCCCTGCAAACGAGGtcccttgaggccaggtgcaCCGGGAAGCGGCAGGTAAGCGTCTCCCGGCTCGACTGGCGTCCCCGCGGCCGCTCGGGAAGTCTTAAAGTGCGAGCCGGACGGACGGGTTGACGCTTTATTGGCTCGCGGCGGTGTGTGTTGGTGGCTGGGacgggggggtggggggcggtgaTCTGATCTAATTAGCTTGGAGTGGCCTGGGGAGCGACGGCGCATGCGTTGGGAAATAACGGTGACAACCCACCTATTTGTTACCTGTCGAACCGGTTTCCATTCCGCTGCGGGTGAGGTGGCCTCGCGGCCCGGGCGGGGCGTCCGGGCAGGGCGGGGGGCGGGCGTCGGGCACTCTGCCCCTGGCTGCCCAGCGGGCCCGGCTCCAGCGGGACCTCCCAGCCAGGCGTACCGGCGTTTGCAAACAGGGGTTTCGGAGGGAGGGGGCAACGTTATTTGCACCGGCGCTGGCACGCTCCGCGGGTGATGACACGAAACTCGTCCAACTGGGGCCGGCCCAACCCGGCGCGCCCGAGGCTCCTGGGGAGGCGCGAAGCCGCCGGGCGGGAACGGGCGGCCCGGTCCGCACTTGTTGAACCGGGCCTGGGCCCAGGCGGCGTGGGATCCCAAAGGCCTGGCTGAGCAACTCGTGGCTCAGCCGGTGGGTGTTTGCTGGGCGCCGGCTTCGTGCGAAAAGGCACGCAGGGCCGCAGGAGCGTCCCCGGCCGGTGTGTGGGGAGGCGCGGACCGCGCGACCGAGTACCCGGCAGAGAACCCGCGTTCTGCCCTGAAGCCTTCACGGAGGAAGTGGCTTCAACTGCGCGGAGTGCGCCGAGAGCCCGACAGACCCCCACGTCTTGGCCACTGGGACTTATGCACCCTCAAAAACTCTCCTTGTCCCAAATGGGTGGATTTCAGGTGCAGCCAGGCTGGTGGAGTGCGGAGGGCTGGGGACCTCAGACCGGGAAAGGCCCAGCCGCCTTTGACCTGCTACGGCCACCGCGGAGAGCTTCCTAACCACGGCCTGCCCTGGGCTGAGGTTCAGCCTGGGACCCGCGCCCCCAGCCACTCTTCATACTCTCCTCAGGCCCCAGGCCCATGTGGAGGGAGGCCCCCGCTCCTCAGAGGCCTCCATGAAGCCCACGCTCCCATCCCATCGTGACACTTTGGGGTTGGCTGGGCTTCCCTCACTCGCTGACCTACTTAAGGGCAGGGATGGGGCGTGCGCGTTTGCCTCTTCCCCTGCCTTTCCAAGGGCTGTGACCTCCACTCTGATCCCAGCCAGACCTTTGAGTTCAACTGACATTAAGTGAACACCTGGTATGTGCCTATCTTTTGAGGTGAATCCAGGAGAAACAACCTTAAACCACTCTCTGTCCAGGAGAGAGGTGCAGTTAGTTCATTCGTTCAACAAGTATTGATTGAGCAGTTTTGTTGTGCCACCCCCTGATGGGCTGGTACACAGTGGGTGCTCGGTGGATACTATGGTGAAGTCTTCACAGATGTCCCTAGACACAAGGTGCAGTCTTCCCCATCAGGGGAGCAACTCCAGTGTCCAGAAGGACAGGACACTGGGTAAATAAAGTGAAGCCGGCCAAGGGAACCCCTCCCTGCACAAGGTGTGGTTACAGGGTGTGGAATGGGGCCCGAGGTGGGAGGCAGTGTTGTCTACTGCTATATCCCCAgctgtgcctggcacaaagtgggttatcaataaatgtttgttgaatgaatgaatatcctCTTTTCTTGATTCCCGTGACCCATTCACCTTTCACAGTCcaacttttggtagagacacagATACAGGAAGACAATACTACAAATTCAGTGACAAAAGACAACTGACCCTGGTGGTCAGGGGGAGAACAGAGTGGGTGGGAACTGGAGAGAATGTGCCTATCTGAAAGGCAGCCACAATCCTGTCATTCAGGTGCACAAACCTCACGTGGCCACAGCTTTCCATTTTCCAAGAGAAGCCAGAAGTCCAGATTTGTAAGTGAAactgacttaatttttaaatgttagctcaatttttttatttttaaaataattttaagagttggggtctcactaggtcacctgggctggagcacagtggtgcaatcttgaattactgggctcaagtgatcctcctgcctcagcctcctgagtagctgggactacaggtgtttactaccacacccagctaataaaaaaaatttaaaacatggaaTGGGTCCAACAAAACATCTTTGTGGGTTAGGTTTGACCCACAGGCCGCAGTGTGTGGTGTGGCTGTCTTCTTGGGCAGCTCAGGAGACAGACGATGTATGTGACGGCGGGGAAACGTAGTTGAACTGTGAGTGCCATGAAGGCTGGCGCCCTCTGCTCTGTTCACATCTAGCAGCATATCTCTGTTCATCTAGCAGCACAGTGCCAGCTACATGGCATTCATTCATCCCTAAATTCATCCCTTaatttctgagaacctgctgtgccaggcactgagatTCTACAAAGCAAGGCAAACAAATAAGGAAACAAGTAAGCATAAGCATAAGACGCAAACAAAACATTTGGCAAGAGAATGTGATGGTGGCAGGTAGGGGTGCTGAGGCCTGAATGAGAGGGAGGAGCCAGCTGTGCAGAGCAGAGAAGACAATGACCAGCAGAAGGAACAGCTGATGCCAAGGCCACAAAGCAGGAGTGAGTCTAGTGTGTGTGCCACGAACCCAAATGCAACTTGGCTGTGTGGTGAGGGGAAGAAAGGGCAGGGGAGCTGAGGTTGGAGAGGCAGGTGGGCCACACGAGGTGCTGTTAAAACCCAGGCCAGGCCTCTCCTCGGCTCATACCCTCCAGTGGCTTCACTGCAGCTGGAATAAGAGGCTGAGGCCTGGCGTGCTGGGGCCGCCCCTGACCTCCCAATTCCCTTCCAGCTGGGTCCCTGTATGCCAGTCACACTGCTGTCTCCTGCGTCCCCTGAACAAGCCTTGGCCTGTTCCCAGATCTGGCCCTCCTCCTGAtgctccttctgcctggaacacaTTTCCCTACTGGATTACTGGCCACCTTTCTTCATTCAGGTTTCAACCAAATGTCCCCTCTTCTGAGGGGCCTCTCCATCCACCCCAACTAAATCCTTGTCCCCCGCCACCTCTGTCCCACTATCCTATTTTCTTTGCCACAATTTTCactctgtggcattttgttttgtcttccttGTTTATTGTTGGTTCTCCTCCCCACCACTGCAAGTTCTGAACTTGAGGGAcccctttgtattttttttattttttattttttatttttttattattattatttttttttgagacggagtctcgctctgtcgcccaggctggagtgcactggccggatctcagctcactgcaagctccgcctcccgggttcacgccattctcctgcctcagcctcctgagtagctgggactacaggcgcccgccacctcgcccggctagttttttgtattttttagtagagacggggtttctccgtgttagccaggatggtctcgatctcctgacctcgtgatccacccgtctcggcctcccaaagtgctgggattacaggcttgcgccaccgtgcccggcccctttttatttttactttttgtgccTCTGCTGGTCTGGTGTGGGACCCctttttaaatgccattttaaatagctttatttaGATAGAATTCATATACCATCAAATTCACCCttttataaaatgtacaattcactGGTTTTTAGTAACCTCACAGAGCTGTACAACCAGCACCACTAAATCTCAGAACATTTTCATCGCCCCAAAGAAAACCCTGTACTCATTAGCTGTCACTGTGTCTCCCCTCTCCGTGGCCCAGCACCCACTATCTGCTCTATCTCCATGACTTTGCCTATCGACTCGTTCTTTCCTAAGCCTTCCTGTATCTCCAGCAGCCAGGCCCGCGAGGGTGTGTTTGTTGTAGCccgattttacagatgagaaaactgaggctcagaaccCTTGGGAAACTGACTTTCCCTTTTCCAAGCCTTGTGTCTAGTGTCTGCCCATAACTGGGCTGCATGGGGAGGACAGAAACTCAGCAGGAGGAGAAATGAGACAGGGCATGGAGTGGGGAATTCCCAGCTCAGCATCcggcagtggcccacacctgggCCCTCGGCTGGCATGTTGATGTCGAGGGTGAGTCTGATGACAGTCTGAGCTCAGCTCCATGCTTGGCTTTGCCAGGGACAGAGCCAGCACCACCCGCCCATAGGGGAACAGACAGGTGAGAACAGGGCCCACCCAGGGACCTGGACACCCAAGAGGGCCAAGGGTACCTGGTGTAGGGGGAGGACCAGGTCAGATGCAACAAGGGGCTGTTTGTGAAAGTCGAGGCTTCACCTCTGAGGGGCTCTGTGACTGAGTGACCGCACCTCTGTGGGCTTCCCTTTCCTCATCTGGTACCCACCCTCGGTACTTGAGTGCTGTGAGCCTCAGTCAGTCCATGCAGATTCGTCCATTGCAGCATTGGAGACCACAAGTGGGTTCCCTCCCTCCAGACCCTCAGCCTCAAGGAGCCAACACTCAGGCAGGAGGTGTGCAGAGGCCACGCTGTCAGAGGCTGAGCCGGGGCCAGAGCCAGTGTCAGGCCTCCTGACCCTTGGAAGCCTGTCTCCTCAACTCTGCGAGGGGTTTAATAATCATTCCTGCCTCACCGTGAGGGTGGTGAGGGCCGGGGATGTGCAGTTACCAGCACCCTCTGGGCTCAGACAGGGAAACCAGACTGGCTCCTACTGCAggctgcctcccctccccagggCTGCTCTCATCCTGCCCTCTTTCATCTTGGGTTTAATTAGCCAGGCTGCCTCACCCCACAGCCTCTTGGGTGGGAGTTATCActcacattttatagatggggaaactgaggcacctaGAGGGAAGTGGTTTGGGGCTGCCGCCTGTGAGTCAACTGTGGAGCCAGGGCCTAGAGGAGCCGGGACCGGGCCTTCTGGCTGGACCTGTCCCTCCGGGTGGGTCCCTATCTCTCCATCCCCGAGGGCACCCAGACAGCCTCCTTTTTGGCACTCTCCACCCCTCAACTCTCCACCACCTCCCATCTGGAGCAGGATGGGGTAGGGAGAGGCCAGTTGGCAGTGGCTTGCATGGGGGCTCAGGCCTGTTTCATCTTCAAAGCGGCTAATTAGAGCTAGAGGTGGGTGGTGGGGTTTGGGCGCCGGCGGTTCTGTGCCCTGGAAAACCGGTGGTCTGTGGGGCACCTGTAACCTGGGCCTCTGGCCTAGGAGAGGCGGCGGCCCAGACCCCCGAATGCCCCCAAACAGCCAGAATCCAGCCCACTGAAGTCGAGAGTGCTGAGTTCCGGCCCTGCTTGGCCCCAGGTCTCGGTTGGCAAGGCCGCCCTCCTCCCGGGCCTGTTTTCCCCATCGCTAGGCATGCCTCGAGCCCCGTGACCGGCCAGGCCCTGACAGCCCGCACTTCCCGAGTATGGATCCCGTTGTTTTCGACTTAGGGCCCTGCCCCACCGTCGCCGTCACGACCCCTGCGGGCCGCCAGCGCGGCCTCGGGCAAACAAAGGTCAGCAGCTCCTGGCGGGCCGCAACCGCGGCGCCGGCTCCTCGCCCCCAAGCCGAGCGGGCGGGGGGCCCAGGCAGGCGTCAGGGAAGCGAAGCCAAGCCCTGCGGCGCCCGCCGGACCGGTTCAGCTGGGGCGCTCTTCCTGCGGGCGCCCTGCGACCGCAGCTTGCTCACCCCCAGCGGCCACTCCGGGAGCCCCAGGACCCGCACCCACGCCCCCCGGGGCCGCGCATCTGGCGCAGGGTGTGGTGCGCCCGGGCGCCGGCGGGGGGCGCGCTGGCCGCCGCCCTGCGCGGCTTGGCGGGCGCTGGTGGGGCCGGGCCGCTGTCCGCCGAGGGCCGCGGGATCGCAGCCCTGCGCCGCGGGACCCGGCATCGGGGGCCCAGGCCCACCCCGCTCCGCCGCCCCTACCCACTCCCCTCCGCCTTTCCTGCCTGGGCCTGAGGCGGTTTCGGGGAAGGGGGCCTACACGGCGGGACAGTTAGTCAGCCCCCGCGAAACCGGCGAGTCGGCACCTGCGGGAGGCGGTGGCCCCGTtacgccccgccccaccccaccccgccgGGCCTTGGCCGCCCCCGCGCTGCGCCCCGCCCCGCGCCGCCAGCCCGGAAGGAGCCGGCCGGCCTGAGCGCCCGCGGCGGCTGAGTCAGGCGGCGAGCGCGGCCCGTTACCGCGGGCGCCGGGGGCCGGGGTGGCGCTGTGGTTTCGGTGCGGGCCGCGGGCTGGAGGGCGGCGGCCTAACGAGCTCTCGGCACGCACCCTCCCTCGCCCTGCTCCTGTCCCGACCCGCGGGGGCCCCGGCGTCGGCCCTGAGAGCCCTGGTGTCACCGTGGGAGCCGGGCGCGGGTCCCGTCGGCATCTGCGCGGCGGCCGGGAGTGACCGTAGCCCCTCGGGGTTGGCGGCGGGCCCGCGCTCCTGGTGGCTGCTGCCTGAGGGTCCCTCTCCCTGCGCAGGGGCCCGCGCGCCTCACGATGGGGCCCCTGAGCCGGGACGCCTGGGCCCAGCGCTTGGGGGCCTTCCGGGCCAGCCCGTCCGCCTTCATGGCAGGTCCCGAGGGGGAGGATTTGGGTCGGGACCTGCTGGGCGACCTGAGGAGTGAGAAGCTGAGCGAGCAGACCAAGGTAGGCCCCCACGCgtcccctgcccctgcccgcAGAGTCACCCCAGCCCGCCGCGTCCTGAACCTCATCTTCGTGATTGCCTCCTAATCCCCTATCCAGGTTTCCCTGCTGGCCCTGAGCTTGGAGTACCCTGCCCAGCTGTGGCCCGACGTCTCTGCGGCCGAGGTGGCCGCCACCTCCTTGTTGGACACCTTGGTCCTCCTACCCCCGCGGCCCTCAGCTCTCCGTCGGCCCCTGCTGCTGGCGGCCACCACAGCCCTGGCGGCGGGCGGCGCGCTGGGCCCCACCTCGGGCGCCTCCTGCCGGCTCCTGCCCCTACTGCTCGGCCTGGCCGCAGGCAGCGATCTGGGGCGAGGCTTTGTCCCCGCCTCGGAACAGCGCCCCTTGCAGGCCACCGCCTGCGAGTGCCTGCGAGAGCTAGAGAGCTGCAAGCCCGGGCTGCTGGGGGGCTCCCTGGGGCTGCTACGGGGCCTGCTGGGGCAGGAAGGCCCCGTCCAGCCAATCAGCCTGCTGCTGGCCCTTGCTTTGCGCAACACCTTGGTGCTCCAGTCCCGGGTTGGGGCTGGCCTAGGGGGACTGCTCACGGATAAGGTCTCCCCAACTGGGGGTGGTCCCTGGGATTGGACACTAGTGGAGGAGGGCGATGGACGCCTTCAGCCCCAAGCACCCAGCTGGCCGGCAgctgaggagggagagggggagcgTAGTCTTACAGCACGAGAGCACAGCCCTGAGGAGGCGCGGGAGCTGCGGGCTGCGGTGATCCAGCTCCTGGACACCTCCTATCTGCTCACTCCTGTggcccaggcccagctcctgTGGCTGCTGGGCTGGGCCCTGCGGGGTCTGCAGGGACAGCCACCCGCACTCTTCAAGCCGCAGCTGGTACGGCTGCtaggcacagcacagctgacactGCTGCACGCCGTGCTTGCCCTCAAGGCGGCCTTTGGTGAGGCCCTGTTCACAGCCCAGGATGAAGCACTGCTGCTCCGCCGGCTCACCTTGGCTGCCCAGCACCCTGCTCTGCCTCCGCCCACCCATCTCTTTTACCTGCACTGCCTCCTGAGCTTCCCTGAGAACTGGCCGCTGGGTCCCGAAGGTGAGGAGGCTGCCCCACTGCTGCTAGGGCCTCAGCTATGCCGTGGTCTCCTGCCCAGTCTCCTGCATGACCCGATGGCTCTCCTGGCCCGCCTGCATTTGCTATGCCTGCTCTGTGCTGAGgatgaagaagaggagaaaggccAGCTTCCAAGCCCACGGCACTACCTGGAAGAGCTGCTGGCCGGCTTGCGGCAGCGGGCAGCCCTGGATGAGGGCCCCCGGGCCTTGGCCACTGTCTGCTTCCAGGCCTCATATCTGGTGACCCGCTGCCTGGCTGGGCAACCTACAGTGCTGACCCCCTTGATCCACGGACTGGCCCAGCTATACCGAGTCCGGCCCATGCTGGCTTCCCACTTTGTGGACTTCTTGGATCAGGTGGACTCTGAGCTGAGGGAGCCCCTGAAGGTGGTGTTGCGGCAGGAGGTGGTGTCCAGGCCGGGCAGGGATGAAGCTCTTTGCTGGCACCTGAAAATGCTGGCAAAGGTGGCAGATGGAGATGCCCAGAGTGCTACTCTCAACTTTCTACAGGCCGCAGCTGCCCACTGCACGAACTGGGACCTACAGCAGGGCCTACTGCGGGTCTGCCGGGCGCTGCTGCgggcaggggtgaggggtggCCTGGTTGACTTGCTGCAGGTGCTGGCCAGGCAGCTGGAGGACCCCGATGGGCGTGACCATGCCCGTCTCTACTACATCCTCCTGGCACACCTGGCTGGACCCAAGTTGGGGGTGGCCCTGGGCCCCTCGCTTGCCCCACCTGCACTGGCCTCTTCACTGGTGGCCGAGAACCAGGGCTTTGTGGCAGCACTGATGGTGCAGGAGGCCCCGGCCCTGGTACGGCTGAGCGTGGGGTCCCATGGGGTCAAGGGCCCACTCCCAGTGCTGAAGCTCCAGCCGGAGGCGCTGGAGCCCATCTACTCTCTGGAGCTGCGCTTCCGTGTAGAAGGGCAGCTGTATGCACCCCTGGAGGCTGTCCATGTGCCCTGCCTGTGTCCTGGTCGCCCTGCCCGCCCTCTGCtcctgccgctgcagccccgatGCCCGGCCCCCGCACGGCTGGATGTCCACGCCCTTTACACCACATCCACTGGTCTCACGTGCCATGCCCA encodes:
- the LOC105469591 gene encoding AP-5 complex subunit beta-1, producing MGPLSRDAWAQRLGAFRASPSAFMAGPEGEDLGRDLLGDLRSEKLSEQTKVSLLALSLEYPAQLWPDVSAAEVAATSLLDTLVLLPPRPSALRRPLLLAATTALAAGGALGPTSGASCRLLPLLLGLAAGSDLGRGFVPASEQRPLQATACECLRELESCKPGLLGGSLGLLRGLLGQEGPVQPISLLLALALRNTLVLQSRVGAGLGGLLTDKVSPTGGGPWDWTLVEEGDGRLQPQAPSWPAAEEGEGERSLTAREHSPEEARELRAAVIQLLDTSYLLTPVAQAQLLWLLGWALRGLQGQPPALFKPQLVRLLGTAQLTLLHAVLALKAAFGEALFTAQDEALLLRRLTLAAQHPALPPPTHLFYLHCLLSFPENWPLGPEGEEAAPLLLGPQLCRGLLPSLLHDPMALLARLHLLCLLCAEDEEEEKGQLPSPRHYLEELLAGLRQRAALDEGPRALATVCFQASYLVTRCLAGQPTVLTPLIHGLAQLYRVRPMLASHFVDFLDQVDSELREPLKVVLRQEVVSRPGRDEALCWHLKMLAKVADGDAQSATLNFLQAAAAHCTNWDLQQGLLRVCRALLRAGVRGGLVDLLQVLARQLEDPDGRDHARLYYILLAHLAGPKLGVALGPSLAPPALASSLVAENQGFVAALMVQEAPALVRLSVGSHGVKGPLPVLKLQPEALEPIYSLELRFRVEGQLYAPLEAVHVPCLCPGRPARPLLLPLQPRCPAPARLDVHALYTTSTGLTCHAHLPPLFVNFADLFLPFPKPPGGAGLGFFEELWDSCLPEGAESRVWCPLGPQGLEGLVSHHLEPFVVVAQPPTSYYVAIHLPPNSKLLLRLEAALADGVPVALRTDDWAVLPLAGDYLRGLAAAL